Part of the Streptomyces sp. NBC_01460 genome, CGCCGGGCTTCCTCGCCGACAACACGGACGACCAGTGGCAGTCGGCCTTCGAGTCGGTCTTCCTGGGCGCCGTGCGTCTGGCCCGTACGGCGGCCGAGGCGCTCGGCGAGGGCGGTGTCATCGGCTTCGTGCTGTCCGGATCGGTGCACGAGCCGATCGCCGGTCTGACGATCTCCAACGGTCTGCGCCCCGGCCTCGCCGGCTTCGCCAAGTCGCTGGCCGACGAGCTGGGTCCGCGTGGCATCCGGGTCGTGGGTGTGCTGCCGTCGCGGATCGACACGGACCGGGTGCGCGAGCTCGACGCCCTGTCCGGCGACGCCGAGGCCTCCCGTACGGCCAACGAGGCGCGCATCCCGCTGCGCCGCTACGGCACCCCCGAGGAGTTCGGGAAGACCTCGGCCTTCCTGCTCTCCCCGGCCGCCTCCTACCTGACGGGCATCATGGTGCCGGTCGACGGCGGGGCCCGGCACGGTTTCTGACGGCCGCCCCGGAGGGCGTCCCGTCAGTTCACCCGCTCCGCGCGGTGCTTGACCGCCTTCAGACGGACCTCGGCGGGCAGCTCGTCCAGTCCGGCCGAGGTCCGCGCGTGGGTCAGCGCCCCTTCGGACACGCCGCGCAGCACCAGGCCCGGGGACGCGTGCGGCTCCATCAGCAGCCGGACCCCGGCCTTCGGGGCGGTGCGGCGGCCGGTCAGCGCCACCTTCGCCTCGGAGACCCCGTCCAGGGCTCCCGCCTCGCCGCCGAGCACACCCTCCAGAGCCCTGCCGCGCAGCAGCGCGCCCTCGCCGTCGCCGCTGTCGACCAGCACCTCGGCGAGGCGCCCCCGGCGCAGCTGGGCCAGGAGCCACCACAGCGCGAGGACCACGAGGACGGCGAGGACCGCGATGACGGTGGGCCACCACCAGCCCTCGTCCCGCCAGCGGGTCCGGTCGGCCTTGCTGAACAGCACGTCGTCCGTGCCGTCCCAGGGCCACCAGGAGGGCACGGACAGGCCGAGCCCCGTGGCGAGGACGGCGCCGCCCACGACGACGAGGACCAGCCCTGCCAGGCCGAGCAGGACCCGGTTGACGGTCTTGATCACGGGGTCACCCCTTCTTCGCGGGCCGGCGTACGTGCACGGAGAGGCCGGGCGGCTTCGCCAGGTCCAGCTCGCCGACGGCGGTTCCCAGGACGGTGTCCAGGTCGGCCCTGACGTCGTCGAGTTCACGGAAGTGCGAGACGGCGCGCACGGTCGCCCTGCGGCGGCTCATCTTCACCCGGACGGACTGCACGCCGGCCACCTCCACGGCCCGGTCACGCAGGACGAGGGCGGCGGCGGTCCGGTCGAGCCCGGCCCGCACACCGGCGTGCCGGCGGTTCATGGGGAGCAGGGCACGCAGTCCGGGGGTCAGGGCCAGCAGGAGCAGCCAGAGGCCGAGCGCGGCCGCCAGGGCCGATCCCGCCAGGACCCATACGTCGTCGAGGTGACGGCTCGCCAGGTCGTCGGCGACGGAACGCCGCCACCGCATGGCGGGGTGTCCGGCCCGTACCGCCGCGATGTCGTAGAGCAGGAGTCCCGCGCCGCCGAGGACGACGAGGGCGACGAGTGCCGCGGGGATCCTGCGCCCGGACCGGAACCGGCCGGCCCTGCCGCCGGGCTTCGCCGGCACGGCCGCGGGTTCGTAGGACGAGCCCGAAGCGGACTGGTCCATCGCGAGCACGCCGCCGGAAGGCGCCGCCTCGACCGTGGGCAGCCGCTGCGTGCGGTTGTCCGGCTCCTGGGGCTCGCTCATCGGATGCTCCCCTCCGGTGCGGTGCCCGCTTCCGGCCGGTGCAGCCGTTCGACCTGCACCGCCACTTCGGGCACCTCCATCCCTGCCAGCGCTCTTACCCGCTCGGCCACCCGACGACGCACCGCGCCGCACT contains:
- a CDS encoding SDR family oxidoreductase is translated as MDLGLKDRVYIVTGATRGLGNATARALAADGAKVIISGRDEKDAVEAAAELGADAVGLGADNADPLAARRLVDTAKDRFGRLDGILISVGGPAPGFLADNTDDQWQSAFESVFLGAVRLARTAAEALGEGGVIGFVLSGSVHEPIAGLTISNGLRPGLAGFAKSLADELGPRGIRVVGVLPSRIDTDRVRELDALSGDAEASRTANEARIPLRRYGTPEEFGKTSAFLLSPAASYLTGIMVPVDGGARHGF
- the amaP gene encoding alkaline shock response membrane anchor protein AmaP translates to MIKTVNRVLLGLAGLVLVVVGGAVLATGLGLSVPSWWPWDGTDDVLFSKADRTRWRDEGWWWPTVIAVLAVLVVLALWWLLAQLRRGRLAEVLVDSGDGEGALLRGRALEGVLGGEAGALDGVSEAKVALTGRRTAPKAGVRLLMEPHASPGLVLRGVSEGALTHARTSAGLDELPAEVRLKAVKHRAERVN
- a CDS encoding DUF6286 domain-containing protein, encoding MSEPQEPDNRTQRLPTVEAAPSGGVLAMDQSASGSSYEPAAVPAKPGGRAGRFRSGRRIPAALVALVVLGGAGLLLYDIAAVRAGHPAMRWRRSVADDLASRHLDDVWVLAGSALAAALGLWLLLLALTPGLRALLPMNRRHAGVRAGLDRTAAALVLRDRAVEVAGVQSVRVKMSRRRATVRAVSHFRELDDVRADLDTVLGTAVGELDLAKPPGLSVHVRRPAKKG